The following coding sequences lie in one Mucilaginibacter sp. KACC 22773 genomic window:
- a CDS encoding AraC family transcriptional regulator — protein sequence MNERNLVSPFALSGKRELHTLVENRRAYTLNHCELNIYETYQRSELVPLTFDDLVITSMLRGKKVMHLFDKPGFDYLPGETVIVPPNVTMTIDFPEASELNPSQCTALAINHHEIKSTLDFLNENYPRADDVWKLNYQQFHFFNNHELAQLINKLISISTGDVLTKDVLANLTLKELLIRIMQMQNLHVVQDNMQQLSTGNRFAYILQYIKNHLTEKLNIDALSQMAYMSKASFFRAFKHEMGISPVDYIIKERIQFAKQLLHNPYCSIADACFKAGFNNQHYFSRAFRKIAGTTPSFYKAGIVREMN from the coding sequence ATGAACGAGAGAAACCTGGTATCTCCGTTTGCCCTCAGTGGTAAACGTGAGTTGCACACGCTGGTAGAAAATCGCCGTGCATATACATTAAACCACTGCGAACTAAATATTTACGAAACTTATCAGCGCAGTGAACTGGTTCCGCTTACTTTTGATGACCTGGTAATTACCAGCATGCTGCGTGGTAAAAAAGTGATGCACCTTTTTGATAAGCCAGGTTTTGATTACCTGCCTGGCGAAACGGTGATAGTTCCGCCAAATGTTACCATGACTATTGATTTTCCCGAGGCATCCGAACTTAACCCTTCGCAATGCACAGCCCTGGCCATTAATCACCACGAAATAAAAAGCACGCTTGATTTTTTGAACGAGAATTATCCCCGTGCCGATGACGTTTGGAAGCTTAACTACCAGCAATTTCACTTTTTTAACAATCATGAACTGGCCCAGCTAATTAATAAGCTCATCAGCATAAGTACAGGCGATGTGTTAACCAAAGACGTACTGGCCAATTTAACGCTAAAGGAGTTGTTAATTAGAATTATGCAAATGCAAAATCTGCATGTTGTACAAGATAATATGCAGCAATTATCAACAGGAAACCGTTTTGCTTATATTTTACAATACATTAAAAACCACCTTACCGAAAAGTTGAACATTGATGCCCTGAGCCAGATGGCCTACATGAGCAAGGCCAGTTTTTTCAGGGCATTTAAACACGAAATGGGAATTTCGCCGGTTGATTATATTATTAAGGAGCGGATACAGTTTGCTAAACAGCTATTGCATAATCCTTATTGCAGTATTGCCGATGCCTGTTTTAAAGCCGGATTTAACAACCAGCATTATTTCAGCCGGGCATTCCGTAAAATTGCCGGTACAACGCCAAGTTTTTATAAGGCGGGGATTGTAAGGGAGATGAATTAG
- a CDS encoding aldehyde dehydrogenase family protein, with translation MSLAQRPSFKDKYDNFIGGKFVPPVKGEYFDNISPIDGKVFTKAARSTKEDIEAAVDAATEAFKTWSKTAATTRSNLLLKIAQIIEDNLSYLATVETIDNGKAIRETMAADLPLCVDHFRYFAGAIRAEESSISEHDEFTVSINLQEPLGVVGQIIPWNFPLLMATWKIAPALAAGCCVVVKPAEQTPTSIMVLMELIGDVLPPGVLNIVTGFGPEAGKPLATNPRISKVAFTGETTTGRLIMQYASENLIPVTMELGGKSPNIFFESVGDADDEFFDKAVEGAVLFALNQGEVCTCPSRMLVHENIYDKFIERVIERTKAIKMGNPLDSETMMGAQASNDQYEKILSYLDIGKKEGAEVLAGGNAQKLPEELGGGYYIQPTIFKGHNKMRIFQEEIFGPVVSVTTFKTTEEAIEIANDTLYGLGAGVWTRDAHEIYQVPRAIQAGRVWVNNYHAYPAHAPFGGYKKSGFGRENHKMMLNYYRQTKNMLISYNKNKLGFF, from the coding sequence ATGAGTTTAGCCCAAAGACCATCCTTTAAGGATAAGTACGACAATTTTATTGGCGGTAAATTTGTTCCGCCCGTTAAAGGCGAGTATTTTGATAATATTTCGCCCATTGATGGCAAGGTTTTTACCAAAGCCGCCCGATCAACCAAAGAAGATATCGAGGCAGCTGTTGATGCCGCTACAGAGGCATTTAAAACCTGGAGTAAAACCGCGGCAACTACCCGCAGCAACTTATTACTTAAAATTGCGCAAATAATTGAAGATAACCTAAGCTACCTGGCTACGGTAGAAACCATCGATAACGGTAAAGCCATCCGTGAAACAATGGCTGCCGATTTGCCGCTATGTGTTGATCACTTCCGCTATTTTGCAGGTGCCATCCGCGCCGAGGAAAGCAGCATATCTGAGCATGATGAGTTTACTGTAAGTATTAACCTGCAGGAGCCCCTTGGCGTAGTGGGCCAGATTATTCCCTGGAATTTTCCATTACTAATGGCCACATGGAAAATAGCACCTGCTTTAGCCGCCGGCTGTTGTGTGGTTGTAAAGCCCGCCGAGCAAACCCCAACCAGTATTATGGTGCTAATGGAACTCATTGGCGATGTTTTGCCTCCGGGTGTTTTAAACATTGTTACAGGTTTTGGCCCCGAAGCCGGCAAACCACTGGCTACCAACCCGCGCATTAGTAAGGTTGCCTTTACCGGCGAAACCACAACCGGCAGGTTGATTATGCAATACGCCTCAGAAAATTTAATTCCCGTCACCATGGAGTTGGGCGGTAAATCGCCAAATATCTTCTTTGAGTCTGTTGGCGATGCCGACGACGAATTTTTTGACAAAGCAGTAGAAGGCGCCGTATTATTTGCCTTAAACCAGGGCGAAGTTTGCACATGCCCGTCGCGTATGCTGGTGCACGAGAATATTTACGATAAATTTATAGAGCGCGTTATTGAACGTACAAAAGCTATAAAAATGGGAAACCCGCTTGATTCTGAAACGATGATGGGCGCGCAGGCCTCTAATGATCAATACGAGAAAATACTGAGCTACCTGGATATTGGCAAAAAAGAAGGGGCCGAAGTATTGGCCGGCGGTAATGCCCAAAAGCTTCCTGAGGAGTTGGGCGGGGGCTATTATATTCAGCCGACTATTTTTAAAGGGCATAATAAGATGCGGATTTTCCAGGAAGAGATCTTCGGCCCGGTGGTATCGGTTACAACATTTAAAACTACCGAAGAGGCTATTGAAATTGCCAATGATACCCTTTACGGCCTTGGCGCGGGCGTGTGGACACGCGATGCCCATGAAATTTACCAGGTGCCCCGTGCTATACAGGCCGGCCGGGTTTGGGTTAACAATTATCACGCTTACCCTGCACATGCGCCTTTTGGCGGTTACAAAAAATCGGGCTTTGGCCGCGAAAATCATAAAATGATGCTGAACTACTACAGGCAAACCAAAAATATGCTGATCTCTTATAATAAGAACAAACTGGGTTTCTTTTAG
- a CDS encoding DUF779 domain-containing protein, translating to MTKRVSITPEAEKIIAELKARFGELMFHQSGGCCDGSSPMCFEKGDFKIGSSDVKIGEVAGCEFFMSIDQFEYWKHTHLTLDVTPGRGSSFSIEIPMGIRFIIRSRLFTDEELGDLEPVEYFES from the coding sequence ATGACCAAAAGAGTATCCATTACCCCCGAAGCCGAAAAAATAATAGCCGAGTTAAAAGCCCGGTTTGGCGAGCTGATGTTTCACCAAAGCGGCGGCTGCTGCGATGGCTCATCGCCCATGTGTTTTGAAAAGGGCGACTTTAAAATTGGAAGCAGTGATGTGAAAATAGGAGAGGTTGCAGGCTGCGAGTTTTTCATGAGTATTGATCAGTTTGAATACTGGAAGCATACGCATCTTACACTGGATGTTACCCCTGGCCGCGGCAGCAGCTTTTCTATCGAAATTCCTATGGGCATCAGGTTCATTATCCGCTCCAGGTTATTTACCGATGAAGAACTGGGCGATTTGGAGCCGGTGGAATATTTTGAATCCTGA
- a CDS encoding C1 family peptidase yields the protein MRKHFLSLLFAAAFGCAYAQQPVTIKKIAAGSVKYQGGTNTCWSFSTTSLVESAEIANDKKDIDISELYTSRNLFIEKAKRYILSNGTSLFEAGGLAHDAMYGIEKYGAIPNEFYARKKGVEFSDKSNKQTDEILKGYLDSVLKTKPIDANWLAGFIKKHDDIVGTPPAKFTWEGKEYTPLSFAKEVLKFNRQQYATITSFTHHPFYENFPLEIPDNFLLRENYLNVPLDELIAIAKTTIEKGQSLVVDMDVSNNGWNCGKAGYALFEDKRFYRVGNADTAEMTYSAPLRQQLFETLITQDDHLIHIVGIAKSKGGKLFFILKDSGGDHYGPFKGYDYVSVNYFAINALSITVPVTALDEKYAKIVKAPVPLIN from the coding sequence ATGAGAAAACATTTCCTGTCCCTGCTATTTGCCGCTGCTTTTGGTTGTGCTTATGCGCAGCAGCCGGTAACCATTAAAAAAATTGCCGCAGGTTCTGTAAAATACCAGGGCGGCACCAATACCTGCTGGTCGTTTTCAACAACGTCGCTGGTTGAATCGGCAGAGATAGCGAACGATAAAAAAGATATCGATATTTCGGAGTTATATACATCGCGTAACCTGTTCATTGAAAAGGCGAAGCGGTATATCCTGTCAAATGGCACAAGCTTGTTCGAGGCTGGCGGGCTGGCCCATGATGCCATGTACGGGATTGAAAAATACGGCGCTATCCCCAACGAGTTTTACGCACGTAAAAAAGGTGTCGAATTTTCAGACAAAAGCAACAAACAAACCGACGAGATCCTGAAAGGTTACCTGGATTCGGTACTCAAAACAAAGCCCATCGATGCCAACTGGCTGGCAGGTTTTATTAAAAAACATGATGATATTGTGGGTACACCGCCGGCTAAATTTACCTGGGAGGGCAAAGAATACACCCCGCTTAGTTTTGCAAAAGAGGTTTTAAAGTTCAACAGGCAGCAATATGCTACAATTACGTCGTTTACGCACCACCCTTTTTACGAGAACTTTCCGCTGGAAATTCCCGACAACTTTTTGCTGCGCGAAAATTACCTGAATGTGCCGTTGGATGAGTTGATAGCCATTGCCAAAACCACCATTGAAAAAGGGCAGTCGCTGGTAGTTGATATGGATGTAAGTAACAACGGCTGGAACTGCGGCAAAGCAGGCTACGCCCTATTTGAAGATAAACGTTTTTACCGGGTGGGTAATGCCGATACAGCAGAGATGACGTATAGCGCGCCTTTACGGCAGCAATTATTTGAAACCCTAATTACGCAGGACGATCACCTCATTCACATTGTAGGTATCGCCAAAAGTAAAGGCGGCAAACTGTTTTTTATCCTGAAAGATTCTGGAGGCGATCATTACGGACCGTTTAAGGGATATGATTATGTATCGGTAAATTATTTCGCCATTAATGCGCTAAGTATCACCGTGCCGGTTACCGCGCTGGATGAAAAATATGCTAAAATAGTAAAGGCACCGGTGCCGCTTATCAATTAA
- a CDS encoding PAS domain-containing sensor histidine kinase, producing MSSMLAYKEPSIKVTQEHLKIALDQVQLGFWELDLASYTLNCTSKCKTNIGIGENETLDYDKLLNCILPDDRPLMPEAIIEAIQSAAGVYSLQYRVRHTDNTIHWIDAKGTVLFHAAAPTHIIGTMVDITEKKDLELLRDELFNVTTHELKTPLSAVKGYLQLLDRFIAGIGDEKITQVAKRALGSVERITRLLNEMADPANLSNQIRLAKDSFDLNALGEEIAANAMLINPEYNIRVAATNNKNLVFADRYRIGQVLTNLVNNAVKYSPDCTNIVVYIGANETEAKVQVKDFGIGLPKSEHHKVFQKFYRATSTPQNIPGFGIGLFLSAEIILRHGGFIGVDDDESANGTCFYFTLPAPAVS from the coding sequence ATGTCGTCAATGTTAGCCTATAAAGAGCCGTCTATCAAGGTAACCCAGGAGCATCTGAAAATAGCGCTCGACCAGGTTCAATTAGGTTTTTGGGAACTTGACCTGGCCAGTTACACCCTTAACTGCACCTCTAAATGTAAAACCAACATCGGCATCGGCGAAAACGAAACATTGGATTATGATAAGTTATTAAACTGTATCCTGCCGGATGACAGGCCGCTAATGCCCGAAGCAATTATTGAGGCTATTCAATCTGCCGCGGGGGTTTATAGCCTGCAATACCGGGTAAGGCATACTGATAATACCATTCATTGGATTGATGCAAAGGGCACGGTACTATTTCATGCGGCAGCCCCCACCCACATCATAGGCACCATGGTTGATATCACGGAGAAGAAAGACCTGGAACTTTTAAGAGATGAGCTTTTTAATGTAACCACGCACGAACTTAAAACACCGTTATCGGCAGTTAAAGGCTATTTGCAATTATTAGATAGGTTTATTGCCGGCATTGGCGATGAAAAAATTACCCAGGTTGCCAAACGGGCCCTTGGCTCGGTAGAAAGGATTACCAGGTTGCTCAATGAAATGGCCGATCCGGCCAACCTATCCAACCAGATCAGGTTAGCTAAAGATTCATTTGATTTAAACGCCCTTGGCGAAGAAATTGCGGCCAACGCTATGCTGATAAATCCCGAATACAATATTCGGGTAGCTGCCACAAATAATAAAAACCTGGTATTTGCCGATAGGTACCGTATTGGCCAGGTTTTAACAAATTTGGTAAATAACGCTGTTAAATACTCGCCCGATTGTACCAATATCGTGGTATATATAGGGGCAAACGAGACCGAAGCCAAAGTACAGGTTAAAGATTTTGGCATAGGCTTGCCCAAAAGCGAGCACCACAAGGTGTTTCAAAAATTTTACCGGGCAACATCAACGCCACAAAACATACCCGGGTTTGGCATCGGCTTATTTTTAAGCGCCGAAATCATCCTCAGGCATGGTGGCTTTATTGGTGTAGATGATGACGAATCGGCAAACGGCACCTGTTTTTATTTTACCCTGCCGGCACCCGCTGTTAGTTAA
- a CDS encoding sensor histidine kinase — MALSARDMEIKKLSEQLIVANKELLIQHQENEKLAADLNLALIELERQNTAKGKVVAELTIANIELDFQNEEKRKRAAELIIANIELDFQNVEKRKRAEELLIANKELDFQNEEKEKRAAELVIAYAQLSFQNKEKEKRAAELILANTELIFQNQEKEKRAAELIIANTELIYQNLEKEKRANELIIANEELIYQNLEKEKRANELIIANKELVYQNKEKGKRAAELIIANIELDLQDEEKEKRAAELLAALKELDFQDEEKGKRAAELIIANREIQVQKQEKERRAAAEAKKDEFFNMVSHEFKTPLTNIKAINQLLEKTADKAGKTYSFILNANHSIKRLERLIEDLLDVTRINAGLIDLNIAEFNFTDALTHSIANVQLTSDRHRIVLENSVSIKYLGDQFRIEQVMVNLLNNAIKYSPEADKILVKAEISGDRVMIIVEDFGIGIAKEDIDQLFQRFYRVSKTAMLYQGIGLGLYIAAEIIKKHNGTFNIESEPDKGSRFCFSLPLNAGA, encoded by the coding sequence ATGGCACTGTCGGCCCGTGATATGGAAATAAAGAAGCTATCGGAACAATTAATTGTTGCCAACAAGGAATTGTTAATACAGCACCAGGAAAACGAAAAACTCGCCGCCGATTTAAACCTGGCCTTAATTGAACTTGAGCGACAAAACACCGCAAAAGGAAAAGTTGTAGCCGAACTAACTATTGCCAACATCGAGCTTGATTTTCAAAACGAAGAAAAAAGGAAACGGGCCGCCGAACTGATTATAGCCAACATTGAACTTGATTTTCAGAACGTTGAAAAAAGGAAGCGCGCTGAAGAATTGCTAATTGCCAACAAGGAGCTTGATTTTCAGAACGAAGAAAAAGAAAAACGGGCTGCCGAACTGGTGATTGCTTATGCCCAACTCAGTTTTCAGAACAAGGAAAAAGAAAAACGGGCCGCCGAACTGATATTGGCCAATACCGAACTGATTTTCCAAAATCAGGAGAAAGAAAAACGGGCGGCCGAATTAATTATAGCCAATACCGAACTCATTTATCAAAACCTGGAGAAAGAAAAACGGGCCAACGAATTAATTATAGCCAACGAAGAGCTTATTTATCAGAACCTGGAAAAAGAAAAACGGGCAAATGAACTAATTATAGCCAACAAAGAACTTGTTTATCAAAATAAAGAAAAAGGCAAGCGTGCAGCCGAATTGATTATTGCCAATATTGAACTTGATTTACAGGATGAAGAAAAGGAAAAACGCGCTGCAGAATTACTGGCCGCACTTAAAGAACTCGACTTTCAGGACGAAGAAAAAGGCAAGCGCGCCGCCGAGTTGATTATTGCCAACAGGGAAATACAGGTACAAAAGCAGGAGAAAGAACGACGCGCCGCCGCCGAGGCCAAAAAAGATGAGTTTTTTAACATGGTAAGCCATGAGTTTAAAACCCCGCTAACCAATATCAAAGCCATTAACCAGTTACTGGAAAAAACAGCCGATAAGGCCGGCAAAACCTATTCTTTCATTTTAAATGCCAACCACAGCATTAAACGCCTGGAGCGGTTAATTGAAGATTTGCTTGACGTTACCCGGATAAATGCCGGATTGATAGATTTAAACATCGCCGAATTTAATTTTACCGATGCCCTTACCCACAGCATTGCTAATGTTCAGCTAACATCAGACAGGCACCGGATTGTGCTGGAAAACTCAGTCAGCATAAAATACCTTGGCGACCAGTTCAGGATAGAACAGGTAATGGTGAACCTATTAAATAATGCCATCAAATACTCACCTGAAGCCGATAAAATACTGGTTAAAGCCGAAATATCAGGAGACAGAGTTATGATAATTGTGGAAGATTTTGGGATTGGAATAGCCAAAGAAGATATAGATCAGCTGTTTCAGCGATTTTACCGGGTAAGCAAAACGGCAATGCTTTACCAGGGTATAGGTTTGGGGCTTTATATTGCTGCCGAGATCATTAAAAAACATAACGGTACTTTCAATATCGAAAGCGAACCGGATAAAGGCAGTCGCTTTTGCTTTAGCCTGCCCTTAAATGCTGGTGCTTAA
- a CDS encoding phosphonatase-like hydrolase: protein MIRMVVFDMAGTTVDEDNVVYKTLRTAINQAGYNFSLDEVLAQGAGKEKRQAIKSILQVYTGTEDDSLTDSIYANFIAQLADAYAALNVLPQPNATDLFGALSEKNILVVLNTGYNRETAQSLVAKLGWEEGVEFDLLVTADDVDKNRPDPDMIWFAMKHFGITDGREVAKVGDSIIDIEEGRNAGCLLNVGITTGAHTLQQLQSANPEGIIDNLLELLPLVDAVK from the coding sequence ATGATAAGAATGGTTGTTTTTGATATGGCTGGCACTACTGTTGACGAGGATAACGTGGTATATAAAACGCTTCGGACAGCGATAAACCAGGCCGGTTATAACTTTAGCCTTGATGAGGTATTAGCGCAGGGCGCAGGTAAAGAAAAACGGCAGGCCATAAAAAGTATTTTGCAGGTTTATACAGGCACAGAAGACGATAGCCTTACCGATAGCATTTATGCGAATTTTATAGCTCAACTGGCTGATGCTTATGCTGCTTTAAATGTACTGCCGCAGCCCAACGCCACAGATTTATTTGGCGCTTTAAGCGAAAAAAATATCCTGGTAGTTTTAAACACAGGTTACAACCGCGAAACCGCTCAATCATTGGTTGCCAAATTAGGATGGGAAGAAGGTGTGGAATTTGACTTGCTGGTTACCGCCGACGATGTTGACAAAAACCGTCCTGATCCGGACATGATTTGGTTTGCTATGAAACATTTCGGAATAACTGATGGCCGGGAAGTAGCAAAAGTTGGCGATTCGATCATCGATATCGAAGAAGGCCGCAACGCAGGCTGCTTACTAAATGTTGGTATTACTACGGGTGCGCATACCTTACAACAATTGCAATCGGCCAATCCGGAAGGCATCATTGATAATTTGCTGGAGTTACTGCCCCTGGTTGATGCAGTTAAGTAA
- a CDS encoding HAD-IIB family hydrolase translates to MKKLIVFDLDGTLAESKAAIDAEMAKLFSALLDVAKVAIISGGDWPQFEKQVIAHLPKGTKLAKLSILPTCGTKFYQYKPAGWKKIYSEDFTADEKKKIISSLNEAVEKSGFKAEKIWGDQVEDRDSQITFSALGQKAPLEPKKAWDPDFKKRKKIKTILDKLIPDFAVNLGGATSIDITKPGIDKAYGMHKLHNILKIPISQMLFMGDALFDGGNDYPARTTGADCIQVRDPEETKRVIEGVVACLKK, encoded by the coding sequence ATGAAAAAACTAATTGTTTTTGACCTGGATGGTACCCTTGCCGAAAGTAAGGCAGCGATAGATGCCGAAATGGCCAAATTGTTTTCGGCACTCCTGGATGTGGCCAAAGTTGCCATTATATCTGGCGGCGACTGGCCCCAGTTTGAAAAGCAGGTAATTGCCCACCTGCCTAAAGGTACAAAGCTGGCAAAACTTTCAATTCTGCCTACCTGTGGTACCAAGTTTTATCAATACAAGCCCGCTGGCTGGAAAAAGATATATTCGGAGGATTTTACTGCCGATGAAAAGAAAAAGATCATCAGTTCGCTGAATGAGGCCGTTGAAAAATCGGGTTTTAAGGCCGAGAAAATTTGGGGCGACCAGGTAGAGGACCGCGACAGCCAGATCACTTTTTCGGCCCTGGGCCAAAAAGCTCCGCTCGAACCTAAAAAAGCCTGGGACCCCGATTTTAAAAAGCGCAAAAAAATTAAGACTATACTGGATAAGCTGATCCCGGATTTTGCCGTGAACCTGGGTGGCGCTACCTCTATTGATATTACCAAACCCGGAATAGATAAAGCCTACGGAATGCACAAGCTGCACAATATACTCAAGATACCTATTAGCCAAATGCTGTTTATGGGCGATGCCTTGTTTGATGGCGGTAACGATTATCCGGCCCGCACTACCGGCGCCGATTGCATACAGGTGCGCGATCCGGAGGAAACAAAAAGGGTGATTGAGGGTGTGGTGGCCTGTTTGAAAAAATAG